The following is a genomic window from Mycobacterium parmense.
CGGTCCCCGCGCGTCCGCAGTAGGGGTTCGTCCACGGTATGTGGCCCTCGACGGCGAAGTCGACCTTGAACGCCGACGAGCCCTCGCGGTAGCGCCGATAAGACCGTGCGATGCGGCCGGGCATCACGTCGCCGTAGAGGCCGAGCACCCCGGCGGGGCTGAGGTCCAGCATGACCACGTCGGCGCCGCCGATCTGGGCGCGGTCGGTGACCCTCACCCCGGTGCTCACCGTGCCGCCGTGCTCGGCCAGCGCGGCGGCCAGCGCGCGAGTGATCGAGCCTGATCCGCCCCGGGCGACGGGCCAGCCGTAGCGATGCCCGCTGGCCAGGATCATCAGGCCCAGCGACGCGGTGAGCGGGCGGTCCAGCCGGGTGTAGACGTGGGCCGCCGCGCCGCCGAACAAGGCGCGCGCCTGCTCGGTGCGCAACCAGCGGGCCACCGCGGTGGCCGGCAGCAGCGCGCGCGGACCGAAGCCGGCCAGGCGAAGCGGGTGATGCGGGATGTTCAGTGCCGGGCGCAGCAAGTCCTGCGCCAGGGCGTCGAATCCCCTTGCCAGGTCGCCGATCATGAGCCGCCACCGGCGGGCGTCGGCACCCATCAGCTCCGTGGTTCGCTCGATCGACTGATACAGCACGCCGGCGGTGCCGTCGTCGAGCGGGTGGGCGCAGTCGATCTCCGGCCAGTCCCACTCGAGCCCGTGGCGCTGCAGGTCCAGCTCCCGCCAGAACGGCGAACCGACGCCCAGCGGGTGGAATGCCGAGCAGTGGTCGTGGATGACACCGGGCACGGTGAGCTCGCCCGAGCGCGCTCCCCCACCGACGGTCTCGCCGGCCTCCAGCACGTGCACGTCGACGCCGTTGCGGGCCAGCTGGATTCCCGCGGCCAGGCCGTTGGGCCCGGCACCGACCACCACCGCCTTAGGCACGGACGGTCACCGGGAAGTCGTCGCCCGGCTCGGGCCACGGTTGCCGGCTCAGCATGCTGTCCACCTCGACGTACCCCTCCTCGATCAGCCCGGTCTTCGCGTCGACGATGCGGTACTGCTGCCGTTGCGCCTGGATCGGCTGGCTCTCCAGGATGATCACCCGCACGTCGCCCTCGTCGAACCGGCAGCGCCGCTGCAGCGCGGCGAGCAACTGCTCGTTGTGCAGGTGACCCTCCCCGAAATTCCACCCGATCAGCGGCCCGGCGACGATCTCACCGTCGCGCAGGACGTAGCCGGCCTCGTCGGCGCCGACGGCACGCGCCACCAGACCGTTGAGCGCCCGTCCGTGAGTGTGCATGGACCGCCACGCCATCAACTTGTCGATCATGAGTTCGGCGGTGTCCGGATCATAAAGCCGGGCAAGTTGTTTGGGGACCAGCGCCGCGGCTTTGGTGACGTTTGCCTCGATCCGGTCCTCGACGCCCGCCCGCAGGCACCAGGTGCTGGTGGCCCAGTTTCCGGCGTAGTAGCGCATCGCCGGAAGAAACGAAACCTGCTCGGGGAACAGATTGCCCACGATCGGCACCACCGCCAGCGCGCCGACCAGGATGGCCAGCAGCAGCGGGGAGCTCAGCCCCGTGGCCCTGACGCCGGCGTAGTGCCCGAACAGGTAGAACAGCGAGAAGATGAAGAACACGTTCCACTCCAGCGGGACTCCCATCGGGATGGTGGACGTGATGTTGAGGTGGAACAGCACCATGAACGCGATGAGGAACCAGGCCCACCGGTGCCCGTCGGCGAACAGCACCAGGACCAGGGGCACCAGGAACTCGGCCGTGGTGCCGCCGACGTGCGCCATCATCGTGGGCACCCACGACGGGCGCAGGTCGTCGACGGGGTCGCGGTAGAGCCTGCGCTTGAACCAGTTGAAGGCGCGGGACCGCAACAGCGGGTTGTTGCTCATCATGACCGCCACCACGTAGGGGAAGTGGTGGTTGAGTTTGGACGTCGCCGCTCCCCACCACAGCGCCAGCATGATGATCTTGTACGCGGCGATCTGGTCGGTGAAGCCGAAGAAGAAGACCAGCAGGGTCAGTCCGTAGTGTTCACCCCGCGCGGCGAGGAACACCGTCTTGTCGCGCAGGCCCAGCAGCGCCAGCGCCACGATGGCCGGCACCACGACGGCGGGATCGATCAGGCCGACGTTGGCGGAGGGGACGCCGGCCGCGCTCACCGGCCCGCCCCGCCCGGGTGACAGCAGCGCCCATACGCCCGAGCCCAGCACGACCAGATACAGCGCCACGTCGACGACGGTGCGGCTGTCGCCGGCGGTGAAGGGGATCTTGCCCGGCCAGGGCGGCAGGCGAATCGTGTTGGGCCGCAACCAGTACAGGAAGCCGCCGAACGGCGGCCAGAACCGCGCGGTCAGCGGCCCCGATCCACAGCCCAGGCCCAGGATCTCGAAGAGCAGGGTGAAGACGACGACCTTCTGATAGACGATGGGCTGCGTCCACCAGTCCGCGATGCGCCAAAGACCGCCGAGGCCCGGCGTCAACGAGATCGTCGCGGCGGCGCCGGCGACGTACACCGCGATCTTGAACACGTAGAAGAGGTACACCGCGAAGGGAGTGCCGAAGCCGTTCTCCACCCAGTGGCGGGACATGATCTGGCGCCGGGCCGACCGCGGCAGCGTGCGCCAAATGCGGGGGTCGACGTCGGGAAGCTCCGGTGTCATGAACCCCATGGCGGCGAAATATGGTGCGATTCAGGCCGAATCGACGGCGACGGCTACCGGGCGGCGAACCGGTGCCGCGCGGCCAACGGGGGTTCGCCGACGTTTCGCCGCGGAAACCTCCGGCGCAGCTCGTCGATCATCTTGTCCAGGGTCCGCCGGTCTTGTTCTTCGGCGCGCGTCATGCGCCGGAAGTTGCAGGCGGCCTCGGTCTCTCCCTGGGCTTCCGACGCGGCGAGCGCCTTGCGGTACTCGTCGATGCGGTGGTCGATGAGCCGACGGCGCTGGGCGAGCAGATGCAGAAAGTAGTCGGCCTGTCGGCTGTCGGCCGACACGGGCGGTTCGGCCTCGCCGATGGCCGGGCCCGCGGCCAGTGCCCTGGAGTGCCGGCCGTCGCGGCGGCCGCTCGACCCGCGTGCCGCCACCGAGCGTCCTTGCCGCTCGTCAGGCACACCGGCGAACTCCATCTGGCCTCTTTCAGCTCGTCGGGCGTTTGGGCGTGCGTAACAATAACGCGCCGGATCGGCCAGCACCATATGGACGAAGAAGAAAGGAACAAACGCCGTGAGCTCCGGCCCGTGGCCGGTCGCTACCATCGAGGGACTCGACGCGGCCCACCAACGCCAAGCGGCCTCGCCGGAGCCACGAGGGAGGAACGTGACCGACAGCGACAGCGCGGACGGCGGGGACATCGGCAAGTTCGACCCCATCCTGACCCAGCGCCTGATGGGCGCGATGCGCCCGGTCCTGAAGACCTATTTTCGGTCGGAGGTCCACGGCCTGGAGTCCTTCCCAGCAGGCGGGGTCCTGGTGGTCGGCAACCACTCCGGTGGCATGTTCCCCATGGACGTGCCGATCTTCAGCGTCGACTTCTACGACAAGTTCGGCTACGACCGGCCGGTCTACACG
Proteins encoded in this region:
- a CDS encoding DUF3556 domain-containing protein yields the protein MGFMTPELPDVDPRIWRTLPRSARRQIMSRHWVENGFGTPFAVYLFYVFKIAVYVAGAAATISLTPGLGGLWRIADWWTQPIVYQKVVVFTLLFEILGLGCGSGPLTARFWPPFGGFLYWLRPNTIRLPPWPGKIPFTAGDSRTVVDVALYLVVLGSGVWALLSPGRGGPVSAAGVPSANVGLIDPAVVVPAIVALALLGLRDKTVFLAARGEHYGLTLLVFFFGFTDQIAAYKIIMLALWWGAATSKLNHHFPYVVAVMMSNNPLLRSRAFNWFKRRLYRDPVDDLRPSWVPTMMAHVGGTTAEFLVPLVLVLFADGHRWAWFLIAFMVLFHLNITSTIPMGVPLEWNVFFIFSLFYLFGHYAGVRATGLSSPLLLAILVGALAVVPIVGNLFPEQVSFLPAMRYYAGNWATSTWCLRAGVEDRIEANVTKAAALVPKQLARLYDPDTAELMIDKLMAWRSMHTHGRALNGLVARAVGADEAGYVLRDGEIVAGPLIGWNFGEGHLHNEQLLAALQRRCRFDEGDVRVIILESQPIQAQRQQYRIVDAKTGLIEEGYVEVDSMLSRQPWPEPGDDFPVTVRA
- a CDS encoding phytoene desaturase family protein, which produces MPKAVVVGAGPNGLAAGIQLARNGVDVHVLEAGETVGGGARSGELTVPGVIHDHCSAFHPLGVGSPFWRELDLQRHGLEWDWPEIDCAHPLDDGTAGVLYQSIERTTELMGADARRWRLMIGDLARGFDALAQDLLRPALNIPHHPLRLAGFGPRALLPATAVARWLRTEQARALFGGAAAHVYTRLDRPLTASLGLMILASGHRYGWPVARGGSGSITRALAAALAEHGGTVSTGVRVTDRAQIGGADVVMLDLSPAGVLGLYGDVMPGRIARSYRRYREGSSAFKVDFAVEGHIPWTNPYCGRAGTVHLGGTFAEIADTEHQRAQGKMARRPFVLVGQQYLADASRSAGGINPVWAYAHVPFGYTGDATAAVVEQIERFAPGFRDRVVATVSKGTAELEAYNPNFVGGDIIGGANDGLQVLFRPRIAVDPYATGVPGVYLCSQSAPPGAGIHGLCGYHAAESALRWLRNRP